One Pelodiscus sinensis isolate JC-2024 chromosome 24, ASM4963464v1, whole genome shotgun sequence DNA segment encodes these proteins:
- the LOC102448950 gene encoding trypsin-like isoform X2 has protein sequence MQLLILAMLVAGAAAALERRRIIGLGGHSCTNGSRPYQVALVKDGHIHCGGSLVDRKWVLTAAHCNKDIRSVRVHLGDYNLRTNEGTEQFRRVKNVIVHPEYNRRPRDNDFMLLELDEPAELNNDVKTISLATQCPAPGTKCIMSGWGSITSPQLTFPNELQCVELYSVSQDSCKERYRGLITENMLCAGVEEGGRDSCEGDSGGPLVCDGILQGVVSWGTDVCALPKRPGVYANVCKAVQWVTDTIRDRPN, from the exons ATGCAGCTCCTGATCCTCGCCATGCTGGTCGCCGGGGCAGCAGCAG CCTTAGAAAGAAGAAGAATCATAGGCCTTGGGGGGCATTCCTGCACCAACGGCTCCCGGCCCTATCAAGTGGCTCTCGTGAAGGACGGCCACATCCACTGCGGCGGGAGCCTGGTAGACAGGAAGTGGGTGTTGACTGCCGCGCACTGCAACAAAGACATCAG GTCAGTGCGGGTGCATCTGGGGGATTATAATCTGAGGACAAACGAAGGCACAGAACAGTTTCGAAGAGTTAAAAATGTCATTGTGCACCCGGAGTATAATCGACGCCCCCGGGACAACGACTTCATGCTCCTGGAGTTGGATGAACCAGCTGAACTCAACAACGACGTGAAAACAATCAGCCTGGCAACCCAGTGTCCTGCGCCTGGAACAAAGTGCATCATGTCAGGATGGGGCTCCATCACATCCCCCCAAT TGACCTTCCCCAATGAATTACAGTGCGTAGAGCTCTACAGTGTCAGCCAGGACAGCTGCAAGGAGCGTTACAGGGGCTTGATCACAGAGAACATGCTCTGCGCTGGCGTGGAAGAGGGCGGCAGAGACTCATGTGAG GGCGATTCCGGAGGCCCACTGGTCTGCGACGGGATATTGCAGGGCGTGGTCTCCTGGGGAACAGACGTCTGTGCCCTGCCAAAACGACCTGGGGTCTACGCCAATGTCTGCAAAGCCGTCCAGTGGGTGACGGACACCATAAGGGACAGGCCCAACTAA
- the LOC102448950 gene encoding trypsin-like isoform X1, producing the protein MQLLILAMLVAGAAAAALERRRIIGLGGHSCTNGSRPYQVALVKDGHIHCGGSLVDRKWVLTAAHCNKDIRSVRVHLGDYNLRTNEGTEQFRRVKNVIVHPEYNRRPRDNDFMLLELDEPAELNNDVKTISLATQCPAPGTKCIMSGWGSITSPQLTFPNELQCVELYSVSQDSCKERYRGLITENMLCAGVEEGGRDSCEGDSGGPLVCDGILQGVVSWGTDVCALPKRPGVYANVCKAVQWVTDTIRDRPN; encoded by the exons ATGCAGCTCCTGATCCTCGCCATGCTGGTCGCCGGGGCAGCAGCAG CAGCCTTAGAAAGAAGAAGAATCATAGGCCTTGGGGGGCATTCCTGCACCAACGGCTCCCGGCCCTATCAAGTGGCTCTCGTGAAGGACGGCCACATCCACTGCGGCGGGAGCCTGGTAGACAGGAAGTGGGTGTTGACTGCCGCGCACTGCAACAAAGACATCAG GTCAGTGCGGGTGCATCTGGGGGATTATAATCTGAGGACAAACGAAGGCACAGAACAGTTTCGAAGAGTTAAAAATGTCATTGTGCACCCGGAGTATAATCGACGCCCCCGGGACAACGACTTCATGCTCCTGGAGTTGGATGAACCAGCTGAACTCAACAACGACGTGAAAACAATCAGCCTGGCAACCCAGTGTCCTGCGCCTGGAACAAAGTGCATCATGTCAGGATGGGGCTCCATCACATCCCCCCAAT TGACCTTCCCCAATGAATTACAGTGCGTAGAGCTCTACAGTGTCAGCCAGGACAGCTGCAAGGAGCGTTACAGGGGCTTGATCACAGAGAACATGCTCTGCGCTGGCGTGGAAGAGGGCGGCAGAGACTCATGTGAG GGCGATTCCGGAGGCCCACTGGTCTGCGACGGGATATTGCAGGGCGTGGTCTCCTGGGGAACAGACGTCTGTGCCCTGCCAAAACGACCTGGGGTCTACGCCAATGTCTGCAAAGCCGTCCAGTGGGTGACGGACACCATAAGGGACAGGCCCAACTAA